In Streptomyces ambofaciens ATCC 23877, a single genomic region encodes these proteins:
- a CDS encoding aldo/keto reductase, with protein MERRTIGATALAVGAVGLGCMPMSWAYSASRQRGDESIRAVHRALDLGVSLLDTADMYGPFTNELLLGRVLKERRSDAFVSTKVGLLVGDQHIVANGRPGYVRRACDASLRRLQTDVIDLYQLHRADPEIPVEETWGAMAELVRAGKVRALGLCAVGARSARRPGARLHDATVRQLERVQQVFPVSAVEAELSVWSPEALRTLLPWCVSRGVGFLAAMPLGNGFLTGTLTPGQGFEPEDLRARHPRFTAEMMAANQPIVAGLRRIAARHGDGVTPAQVALAWVLAQGRHVVPVPGTKRDRWVTENAGAAELLLTEQDLAEVGRLPAAQGSWE; from the coding sequence GTGGAGCGCAGGACGATCGGCGCGACGGCACTCGCGGTGGGGGCCGTCGGACTGGGGTGCATGCCGATGAGCTGGGCCTACAGCGCGTCGCGGCAGCGGGGGGACGAATCGATCAGGGCGGTGCACCGGGCCCTCGACCTGGGCGTCTCCCTGCTGGACACCGCGGACATGTACGGCCCGTTCACCAATGAGCTGCTGCTCGGGCGGGTGCTGAAGGAGCGGCGGTCCGACGCCTTCGTGTCGACCAAGGTCGGTCTGCTGGTGGGCGACCAGCACATCGTGGCCAACGGCCGTCCCGGGTACGTGCGGCGCGCCTGCGACGCCTCGCTGCGCCGGCTGCAGACGGACGTCATCGACCTCTACCAACTGCACCGCGCCGACCCCGAGATACCCGTCGAGGAGACCTGGGGCGCGATGGCGGAGCTGGTGCGGGCCGGCAAGGTACGCGCGCTCGGTCTCTGCGCGGTCGGCGCGCGGTCGGCCCGGCGCCCGGGGGCGCGGCTGCACGACGCGACGGTCCGGCAGCTGGAGCGGGTGCAGCAGGTCTTCCCGGTGAGCGCGGTCGAGGCCGAACTGTCGGTGTGGTCGCCGGAGGCGCTGCGGACGCTGCTGCCGTGGTGCGTCTCGCGCGGTGTCGGCTTCCTCGCCGCGATGCCGCTCGGCAACGGCTTCCTGACCGGCACGCTCACCCCCGGCCAGGGCTTCGAACCGGAGGACCTGCGGGCCCGGCACCCCCGCTTCACCGCCGAGATGATGGCCGCCAACCAGCCGATCGTGGCCGGGTTGCGCCGGATCGCCGCCCGGCACGGCGACGGGGTGACACCGGCGCAGGTGGCGCTGGCCTGGGTGCTGGCGCAGGGGCGGCACGTGGTGCCGGTGCCGGGGACCAAGCGCGATCGCTGGGTGACCGAGAACGCGGGGGCCGCGGAGCTGCTGCTGACCGAGCAGGATCTCGCCGAGGTGGGCCGGCTGCCGGCGGCTCAGGGGTCGTGGGAGTGA
- a CDS encoding GNAT family N-acetyltransferase: MYAIPLGDDGAELRPLETWHAEEFLAHLERGREFITEHIPFGAKATDVDSAREILQSYADRHAADSGFLHGLWLDGELVGGLLYRVFDAATGVCEIGCWLEPAATGRGLVTRGARVLIDWAFDERGMHRVEWHASSANTPSVNAARRLGMMREGVLRESFPYRGARQDMEVWAVLAPEWRAAREARARAAHKDH; the protein is encoded by the coding sequence ATGTACGCGATACCACTGGGTGACGACGGAGCCGAACTGCGCCCCCTGGAGACCTGGCACGCCGAGGAGTTCCTGGCGCACCTGGAGCGGGGCAGGGAGTTCATCACGGAGCACATCCCCTTCGGGGCGAAGGCCACCGACGTCGACTCCGCCCGGGAGATCCTCCAGTCCTACGCCGACCGGCACGCCGCCGACAGCGGCTTCCTGCACGGTCTGTGGCTGGACGGCGAACTCGTCGGAGGGCTGCTCTACCGGGTCTTCGACGCCGCCACCGGCGTCTGCGAGATCGGCTGCTGGCTGGAGCCCGCCGCAACGGGCCGGGGCCTCGTGACACGCGGCGCCCGTGTCCTGATCGACTGGGCCTTCGACGAGCGCGGCATGCACCGCGTCGAGTGGCACGCCTCCTCGGCCAACACCCCGAGTGTCAACGCCGCCCGGCGACTCGGCATGATGCGGGAGGGCGTGTTGCGCGAGAGCTTCCCCTACCGGGGTGCCCGCCAGGACATGGAGGTGTGGGCGGTGCTCGCGCCCGAGTGGCGTGCGGCACGTGAGGCACGCGCGCGTGCCGCTCACAAGGATCATTAA
- a CDS encoding MMPL family transporter → MAALARWCVRRRLVAVLLWLAAFGGAATAAVLTGSAYSNDYGVPGTDSDRASRLLASGFPGLGGESDTIVWHTTTGTVRAADVEQTMTRTLDRIAHLPGVASVSNPYDDPDSPLISENDDTAYASVTFRDASQDVDAAEARAVVDAARAAESDGLRIELGGGAVALTEAPEGHLAEAVGVAVAAVVLFLAFGSLAASVLPIATALVSVGTAYAGITLLGHFMTVADFAPMLGTLIGLGVGIDYALFIVTRHRRGLKRGLSVAEAAENAVATTGRAVVFAGATVCIALLGMLILRLGFLNGVAIAASLTVLLTVAASVTLLPALLSYIGPRALSRRERRRLAEHGPEPELPTGFAARWSALVERRPKLLGAVALLVVTVLALPTLGLRLGTSDQGNDPKGTTTRQAYDLLAEGFGPGVNGPLTLVTEVGGAEDRLALDNLDASLRTTEGVSSVTPVAYNSAGDTAFLTLVPESAPQSQRTSDLVERLRSEVLPRAERGTALDVHVGGVTAGYDDFAGVIVGKLPLFVGVVVGLGCLLLLLAFRSVGIPLKAAVMNVAAVAASFGVVVAIFQWGWGSELLGLGSAGPIEPFLPVIMVSVLFGLSMDYQVFLVSRMYEEWLETGDNRRAVRVGLAETGRVINSAAVIMISVFLAFVLSGDRVIAMFGIALAAAVALDAFVLRTLLVPALMHLLGSANWWLPRRLDRLLPRISIEPPEARTAHERLAAATDAEVADVLAEEERQRDVRDTTG, encoded by the coding sequence GTGGCAGCCCTTGCACGCTGGTGTGTCCGACGCCGCCTCGTCGCCGTCCTGCTCTGGCTCGCCGCCTTCGGCGGCGCCGCCACCGCCGCCGTGCTCACGGGTTCCGCGTACTCCAACGACTACGGGGTCCCGGGCACCGACTCCGACCGCGCCTCCCGGCTGCTCGCCTCCGGTTTCCCCGGCCTGGGCGGCGAGAGCGACACGATCGTCTGGCACACGACGACCGGCACCGTGCGCGCCGCCGACGTCGAACAGACCATGACCCGCACCCTGGACCGCATCGCGCACCTGCCCGGGGTGGCCTCGGTCAGCAACCCGTACGACGACCCCGACTCGCCCCTGATCAGCGAGAACGACGACACCGCGTACGCCTCCGTCACGTTCCGGGACGCCTCCCAGGACGTCGACGCGGCCGAGGCCCGGGCCGTGGTCGACGCGGCCCGGGCGGCGGAGTCCGACGGCCTCCGGATCGAACTGGGCGGCGGCGCCGTAGCGCTCACCGAGGCGCCGGAAGGCCACCTCGCCGAGGCCGTCGGAGTGGCCGTCGCCGCGGTCGTGCTCTTCCTCGCCTTCGGCTCCCTGGCCGCGTCCGTGCTGCCCATCGCCACCGCGCTGGTCTCCGTCGGCACCGCCTACGCGGGGATCACCCTGCTCGGGCACTTCATGACCGTCGCCGACTTCGCCCCCATGCTGGGCACCCTCATCGGGCTCGGCGTCGGCATCGACTACGCGCTGTTCATCGTCACCCGGCACCGGCGCGGGCTGAAGCGGGGCCTGTCCGTGGCCGAGGCCGCCGAGAACGCCGTCGCGACCACGGGACGCGCGGTCGTCTTCGCGGGTGCCACCGTTTGCATCGCCCTGCTGGGCATGCTGATCCTGCGGCTCGGCTTCCTCAACGGTGTGGCCATCGCCGCCTCGCTGACCGTCCTCCTCACCGTCGCGGCCTCCGTCACCCTGCTACCGGCGCTGCTGTCGTACATCGGCCCGCGCGCCCTGAGCCGGCGCGAGCGGCGGCGCCTCGCGGAGCACGGGCCGGAACCCGAGCTGCCGACCGGTTTCGCCGCGCGCTGGTCGGCGCTGGTCGAACGCCGGCCCAAGCTCCTCGGCGCCGTCGCCCTCCTCGTCGTCACCGTCCTCGCGCTGCCCACCCTCGGCCTGCGCCTGGGCACCTCCGACCAGGGCAACGACCCCAAGGGCACCACCACCCGCCAGGCCTACGACCTCCTCGCCGAGGGCTTCGGGCCCGGCGTCAACGGCCCCCTCACGCTGGTCACCGAGGTGGGCGGAGCCGAGGACCGGCTCGCCCTGGACAACCTCGACGCCTCGCTGCGCACCACCGAGGGCGTCTCCTCGGTGACCCCGGTGGCGTACAACTCGGCCGGAGACACCGCGTTCCTCACCCTCGTACCCGAGTCGGCACCGCAGTCCCAGCGGACCAGCGACCTCGTCGAGCGGCTGCGCTCCGAGGTGCTGCCGCGCGCCGAGCGGGGCACCGCCCTGGACGTGCACGTGGGCGGGGTGACGGCCGGCTACGACGACTTCGCCGGCGTCATCGTCGGCAAGCTTCCGCTCTTCGTCGGTGTGGTCGTGGGCCTCGGCTGCCTGCTGCTCCTGCTGGCCTTCCGCTCCGTCGGCATCCCGCTCAAGGCCGCCGTGATGAACGTGGCCGCCGTCGCCGCCTCCTTCGGCGTCGTCGTCGCGATCTTCCAGTGGGGCTGGGGGAGCGAGCTGCTGGGCCTCGGCAGCGCCGGCCCCATCGAACCCTTCCTGCCCGTCATCATGGTGTCGGTGCTCTTCGGGCTCTCCATGGACTACCAGGTCTTCCTGGTCAGCCGGATGTACGAGGAGTGGCTGGAGACCGGCGACAACCGCCGGGCCGTCCGGGTCGGCCTCGCCGAGACCGGCCGGGTGATCAACTCGGCCGCGGTCATCATGATCTCGGTGTTCCTCGCCTTCGTGCTCAGCGGCGACCGGGTGATCGCCATGTTCGGCATCGCGCTCGCCGCCGCCGTCGCCCTGGACGCCTTCGTCCTGCGCACGCTCCTGGTGCCCGCCCTGATGCACCTGCTGGGCAGCGCCAACTGGTGGCTGCCGCGCAGGCTGGACAGGCTCCTGCCGCGCATCAGCATCGAGCCGCCCGAGGCCCGTACCGCCCATGAGAGGCTGGCCGCGGCGACGGACGCCGAAGTGGCGGACGTCCTTGCGGAGGAGGAACGACAGCGGGATGTACGCGATACCACTGGGTGA
- a CDS encoding PQQ-dependent sugar dehydrogenase — protein MPRRALPTVLATAALLLTAGCSSDDGEASGAEGGSSPSRTAAQSSPSGSAAEETPPAKGSVTVTRTVATGLRSPWGLAPLPGGGLLVSSRDEATLTRVDEKTGEKTELGEVPGVSASGEGGLLGIALSPDYASDRMVYAYFTSASDNRIVRMRYDEKKPPGEQLGAPDTVFRGIPKGVIHNGGRIAFGPDKMLYAGTGESGDTGLSQDKESLGGKILRMTPDGEPAPGNPFPDSTVYSYGHRNVQGLAWDDEQRLFAAEFGQDTWDELNAISPGDNYGWPEAEGKGGGSGFHDPLAQWSTDEASPSGVAYAGGSLWTAGLRGERLWRVPLKGTEAAADPQAFLEGEYGRLRTVAPAGGDKLWLVTSNTDGRGDAKGDDDRILELEVK, from the coding sequence GTGCCACGTCGAGCCTTGCCGACCGTGTTGGCCACCGCCGCCCTGCTGTTGACGGCCGGTTGCTCCTCCGACGACGGGGAGGCGTCGGGCGCCGAGGGCGGTTCCTCCCCCAGCCGAACGGCGGCGCAGTCGTCGCCCTCGGGCTCGGCCGCCGAGGAGACCCCGCCCGCGAAGGGCTCCGTGACGGTGACCCGTACGGTCGCCACGGGGCTCCGGAGCCCCTGGGGTCTGGCCCCGCTGCCGGGCGGTGGGCTGCTGGTCTCCTCCCGTGACGAGGCCACGCTCACGCGGGTGGACGAGAAGACGGGCGAGAAGACCGAGCTGGGCGAGGTGCCCGGGGTGTCCGCCTCCGGCGAGGGGGGCCTCCTCGGCATCGCCCTCTCCCCGGACTACGCCTCGGACCGGATGGTCTACGCGTACTTCACCTCGGCCTCGGACAACCGCATCGTGCGCATGCGGTACGACGAGAAGAAGCCGCCCGGTGAGCAGCTGGGCGCGCCGGACACGGTCTTCCGGGGCATCCCCAAGGGCGTCATCCACAACGGCGGCCGGATCGCCTTCGGCCCGGACAAGATGCTCTACGCCGGCACGGGCGAGAGCGGCGACACGGGCCTGTCCCAGGACAAGGAGTCCCTGGGCGGCAAGATCCTGCGGATGACGCCGGACGGCGAACCGGCGCCCGGCAACCCCTTCCCCGACTCCACGGTGTACTCGTACGGCCACCGCAACGTGCAGGGGCTGGCCTGGGACGACGAGCAGCGGTTGTTCGCCGCCGAGTTCGGCCAGGACACCTGGGACGAACTGAACGCGATCAGCCCGGGCGACAACTACGGCTGGCCCGAGGCCGAGGGCAAGGGCGGCGGCTCCGGCTTCCACGATCCGCTCGCCCAGTGGAGCACCGACGAGGCCTCGCCCAGCGGCGTCGCGTACGCCGGGGGGTCCCTCTGGACGGCCGGGCTGCGCGGCGAGCGGTTGTGGCGCGTGCCGCTGAAGGGCACGGAGGCCGCGGCCGACCCGCAGGCCTTCCTGGAGGGCGAGTACGGCCGGCTGCGCACCGTGGCACCGGCGGGCGGCGACAAGCTGTGGCTGGTGACCAGCAACACGGACGGCCGGGGCGACGCGAAGGGCGACGACGACCGGATCCTGGAGCTGGAGGTGAAGTAG
- a CDS encoding 2-hydroxyacid dehydrogenase has product MTADVWLPIPPDEIEDLPEGPAYRYWNGEEAFPADPADCAYYVVPYMKPSGIGVRPLPEMRSVQVVQTLSAGIDHVEPGLKHLPAGVRLCNARGVHEASTAELTLTLILASLRGVPDFVRAQDRGEWLGGFRPALADRKVLIVGYGSIGAAIEDRLVPFEVAPVVRVARSARTTARGPVHPLTELPALLPEADVVILSTPLTEATRGLADADFLARMKDGALLGNVARGPVVDTKALLTELESGRLTAALDVTDPEPLPPGHPLWQAPGVLVSPHAGGPTSAFLPRAKRLLVDQLTRFVNREPLRNVILTTGA; this is encoded by the coding sequence ATGACTGCTGACGTGTGGCTGCCCATCCCGCCGGACGAGATCGAGGACCTTCCCGAGGGCCCGGCCTACCGCTACTGGAACGGCGAGGAGGCCTTCCCCGCCGACCCGGCCGACTGCGCGTACTACGTCGTCCCCTACATGAAGCCCAGCGGGATCGGTGTGCGTCCGCTGCCCGAGATGCGCTCCGTCCAGGTCGTCCAGACCCTCTCCGCCGGCATCGACCACGTGGAGCCCGGCCTGAAGCACCTGCCCGCGGGCGTACGGCTGTGCAACGCGCGCGGAGTGCACGAGGCCAGCACCGCCGAACTCACCCTGACCCTGATACTGGCGTCGCTGCGGGGCGTCCCCGACTTCGTCCGGGCCCAGGACCGGGGCGAGTGGCTCGGCGGGTTCCGGCCCGCGCTCGCCGACCGGAAGGTGCTCATCGTCGGCTACGGCTCGATCGGCGCCGCGATCGAGGACCGGCTCGTACCGTTCGAGGTCGCGCCGGTGGTGCGCGTCGCGCGCTCCGCCCGCACCACGGCGCGCGGCCCGGTGCACCCGCTCACCGAACTCCCCGCCCTCCTCCCGGAGGCGGACGTCGTCATCCTCTCCACGCCGCTCACCGAGGCCACCCGGGGCCTGGCCGACGCGGACTTCCTGGCCCGGATGAAGGACGGCGCCCTGCTCGGCAACGTCGCCCGGGGCCCCGTCGTCGACACGAAGGCGTTGCTCACCGAACTGGAGAGCGGGCGTCTCACCGCCGCTCTCGACGTGACCGACCCCGAACCGCTGCCGCCGGGCCATCCCCTGTGGCAGGCTCCCGGCGTACTCGTCAGCCCGCACGCCGGAGGGCCGACCTCGGCGTTCCTGCCGCGCGCGAAGCGGTTGCTGGTGGACCAGTTGACCCGTTTCGTGAACCGGGAGCCGCTGCGCAACGTGATCCTTACGACAGGCGCTTAA
- the gatB gene encoding Asp-tRNA(Asn)/Glu-tRNA(Gln) amidotransferase subunit GatB, which yields MTTTTDLVSYEDALASYDPVMGLEVHVELGTKTKMFCGCSTALGADPNTQTCPVCLGMPGALPVVNATGVESAIRIGLALNCEIAEWCRFARKNYFYPDMPKNFQTSQYDEPIAFDGYLDVQLEDGETFRVQIERAHMEEDTGKSLHVGGATGRIHGASHSLLDYNRAGIPLIEIVTKPIEGAGERAPEVARAYVRELRELIKALGVSEARMEQGQMRCDVNLSLRPHGREKFGTRSETKNVNSLRSVERAARFEIQRHAAVLNGGGTIVQETRHFHEDTGSTTAGRVKEEAEDYRYFPEPDLVPVAPSREWVEEIRSALPELPLVRRNRLREEWGISGTDMQSILNAGALDPIVATIDAGADAASARKWWMGELARSANESQKSLDELAITPEQVARVAELVDKGDLNDKLARQVILGVLAGEGTPDEVVDQRGLKVVSDEGALTAAVDEAIAGNPGVADKIRGGKVAAAGALVGAVMKATRGQADAARVKELILQKLGVEG from the coding sequence GTGACCACCACGACCGACCTGGTGTCGTACGAGGACGCTCTGGCTTCGTACGACCCCGTCATGGGCCTCGAGGTCCATGTCGAACTCGGCACCAAGACCAAGATGTTCTGCGGCTGTTCGACCGCGCTCGGCGCCGACCCGAACACCCAGACCTGCCCGGTCTGCCTCGGCATGCCCGGCGCGCTCCCGGTCGTCAACGCGACCGGGGTCGAGTCGGCGATCCGGATCGGCCTCGCGCTGAACTGCGAGATCGCCGAGTGGTGCCGCTTCGCCCGGAAGAACTACTTCTATCCGGACATGCCGAAGAACTTCCAGACCTCCCAGTACGACGAGCCGATCGCCTTCGACGGCTACCTCGACGTGCAGCTGGAGGACGGCGAGACCTTCCGCGTGCAGATCGAGCGCGCCCACATGGAGGAGGACACCGGCAAGTCGCTGCACGTCGGCGGCGCCACCGGCCGTATCCACGGCGCTTCCCACTCCCTGCTGGACTACAACCGCGCCGGCATCCCGCTCATCGAGATCGTCACCAAGCCGATCGAGGGAGCGGGCGAGCGCGCCCCCGAGGTCGCGCGGGCGTACGTCCGTGAGCTGCGCGAACTCATCAAGGCGCTCGGTGTCTCCGAGGCCCGCATGGAGCAGGGCCAGATGCGCTGCGACGTGAACCTGTCGCTGCGCCCGCACGGCCGGGAGAAGTTCGGCACCCGCTCCGAGACGAAGAACGTGAACTCGCTGCGGTCCGTCGAGCGCGCGGCCCGCTTCGAGATCCAGCGGCACGCGGCCGTGCTGAACGGCGGCGGCACGATCGTCCAGGAGACCCGCCACTTCCACGAGGACACCGGGTCCACGACCGCGGGCCGCGTGAAGGAGGAGGCCGAGGACTACCGGTACTTCCCGGAGCCCGACCTGGTGCCGGTGGCGCCCTCGCGCGAGTGGGTCGAGGAGATCCGCTCCGCCCTGCCCGAACTGCCGCTGGTGCGCCGCAACCGGCTCCGCGAGGAGTGGGGCATCTCCGGCACCGACATGCAGTCGATCCTCAACGCCGGCGCGCTGGACCCGATCGTCGCCACGATCGACGCCGGCGCGGACGCGGCGTCCGCCCGCAAGTGGTGGATGGGGGAGCTGGCCCGCAGCGCCAACGAGTCCCAGAAGTCGCTGGACGAGCTGGCGATCACGCCGGAGCAGGTGGCCCGGGTCGCCGAGCTGGTCGACAAGGGCGACCTGAACGACAAGCTGGCCCGCCAGGTCATCCTGGGCGTCCTCGCCGGTGAGGGCACGCCGGACGAGGTCGTCGACCAGCGCGGCCTGAAGGTCGTCTCCGACGAGGGCGCGCTGACCGCCGCCGTCGACGAGGCCATCGCCGGCAACCCGGGCGTCGCCGACAAGATCCGCGGCGGCAAGGTGGCCGCGGCCGGTGCCCTGGTCGGCGCGGTCATGAAGGCGACCCGTGGTCAGGCGGACGCGGCCCGCGTCAAGGAACTGATCCTGCAGAAGCTGGGCGTCGAGGGCTGA
- a CDS encoding helix-turn-helix transcriptional regulator, producing the protein MLGSVETRSVSPVFVGRVGELDTLNDALVRAGGGGTAPGPGAGGEPQALLLGGEAGVGKTRLVEEFATAARRQGAVVALGGCVEIGADGLPFAPFSTALRALRRELPAEMAAAAAGQEEELARLLPELGEHTPGAGGGRHDEESMARLFELTARLLERVAARHTVVLVLEDLHWADASTRHLIAYLFRTLRTGRLVVLATYRSDDIHRRHPLRPLLAELDRLRTVRRVELGRFTREEVGRQVAGILAQEPDPLQVDEIFERSDGNAFFVEELAVAAHEGCCAGLTDSLRDLLLVRVEALSESAQRVARIVAEGGSTVEYRLLAAVARLAEDDLIEALRAAVNANLLLPAPDGDGYRFRHSLVREAVADDLLPGERSRLNRRYAEALDADPTLVPADERVMRLASYWYHAHDPAKALPAVLDASVEARRRHAYAEQLRLLERAMELWDSAPDDVRATLRPVDYTEVYPPCGCDPATKPLRYLDLMAEAAVAGRLCGERERAMKIAKRALRLLEEEQDAGAGASASSRDPQRAAWFWTQRSLLVQAQGRGDGWRELGIAQELVRGLPPSEVHAEVLSMAASWSMLHDPGPDAVTAAERAVEYARMVGADDIELNARLTLGGLMVDAGHVDAGLAEMYQVKDLVVAQGRAAVVARSHINLPSVLESIGRSEEALGILREGIGLTRRMGLLESEAYVWGNLAETLISLGRWDEAVEAAVVSGAPGRSAAPRAGAALKRATVALARGETAEAARQLAEARAAYGTHDTMPQYRLPLAALTLGLAAAEGRILDARAELDRVLDSGFPLGTQRYGWPLLLSAAEAEADARGLPAAEEGRAEVLDRIALAAKSLTTGAPTWLAHDKWVRAELHRAEGRDTPQTWAEAVAAFEVLERPYELARVRHRLAVALLDTGGEDERARAVELLRLARAVADHLGARPLADAVGVLAQRARLTLGRAAGPAAPAGSADPAEALGLTSRERDVLRLVAEGRTNRQIAETLFISPKTASVHVSNILAKLGVSGRGEAAAVAHRLALFPAQRLPSRSAR; encoded by the coding sequence ATGCTCGGGTCCGTGGAGACCAGGTCCGTCAGTCCCGTGTTCGTCGGCCGCGTCGGTGAACTGGACACGCTGAACGACGCGCTCGTCCGCGCCGGCGGCGGGGGCACCGCCCCCGGGCCCGGCGCCGGGGGAGAGCCGCAGGCACTGCTGCTCGGCGGCGAGGCAGGGGTCGGCAAGACCCGCCTCGTCGAGGAGTTCGCCACCGCCGCCCGCCGGCAGGGCGCCGTGGTCGCGCTGGGCGGTTGCGTCGAGATAGGAGCCGACGGGCTCCCCTTCGCGCCCTTCTCCACCGCGCTGCGCGCCCTGCGCCGCGAACTGCCCGCGGAGATGGCCGCCGCGGCGGCCGGGCAGGAGGAGGAGCTGGCGCGGCTGCTGCCCGAACTGGGCGAGCACACCCCGGGCGCCGGCGGCGGCCGGCACGACGAGGAGAGCATGGCCCGGCTCTTCGAGCTCACCGCCCGCCTGCTGGAGCGTGTCGCCGCCCGGCACACCGTCGTCCTCGTCCTGGAGGACCTGCACTGGGCCGACGCCTCCACCCGCCACCTCATCGCCTACCTCTTCCGCACCCTGCGGACCGGCCGCCTCGTCGTCCTGGCCACCTACCGCTCCGACGACATCCACCGGCGCCACCCGCTGCGCCCCCTGCTCGCCGAACTCGACCGGCTGCGTACCGTCCGCCGCGTCGAACTCGGCCGCTTCACCCGGGAGGAGGTGGGCCGCCAGGTCGCCGGCATCCTCGCCCAGGAGCCCGATCCGCTCCAGGTCGACGAGATCTTCGAACGCTCCGACGGCAACGCCTTCTTCGTCGAGGAACTCGCCGTCGCCGCCCACGAGGGCTGCTGCGCCGGCCTCACCGACTCCCTGCGCGACCTGCTCCTGGTGCGGGTCGAGGCGCTCTCCGAGAGCGCGCAGCGGGTCGCCCGGATCGTCGCCGAGGGCGGTTCCACCGTCGAGTACCGGCTGCTCGCCGCCGTCGCCCGGCTCGCCGAGGACGACCTCATCGAGGCACTGCGCGCCGCCGTCAACGCCAACCTGCTGCTCCCGGCACCCGACGGCGACGGCTACCGGTTCCGCCACTCCCTGGTCCGCGAGGCCGTCGCCGACGACCTGCTGCCCGGCGAGCGCTCCCGGCTCAACCGCCGCTACGCCGAGGCCCTCGACGCCGACCCCACCCTGGTCCCCGCCGACGAACGCGTGATGCGCCTGGCCAGCTACTGGTACCACGCCCACGACCCCGCCAAGGCCCTGCCCGCCGTACTGGACGCCTCCGTCGAGGCCCGCCGCCGGCACGCCTACGCCGAACAACTGCGGCTGCTGGAACGCGCGATGGAGCTGTGGGACTCCGCCCCCGACGACGTACGCGCCACCCTGCGGCCCGTCGACTACACCGAGGTCTATCCGCCCTGCGGCTGTGATCCGGCCACCAAGCCGCTGCGCTACCTGGACCTGATGGCCGAGGCCGCCGTCGCCGGGCGGCTGTGCGGGGAGCGCGAGCGCGCCATGAAGATCGCCAAGCGGGCGCTCCGCCTGCTGGAGGAGGAGCAGGACGCGGGCGCCGGGGCGAGCGCGAGCAGCCGCGACCCGCAGCGCGCGGCCTGGTTCTGGACGCAGCGTTCCCTGCTGGTCCAGGCGCAGGGCCGCGGCGACGGATGGCGGGAGCTCGGCATCGCCCAGGAGCTGGTCCGTGGCCTGCCGCCGTCCGAGGTGCACGCCGAGGTGCTCTCCATGGCTGCCAGCTGGTCGATGCTGCACGACCCCGGCCCCGACGCCGTGACCGCCGCGGAGCGGGCCGTCGAGTACGCGCGCATGGTGGGCGCCGACGACATCGAGCTCAACGCCCGGCTCACCCTCGGCGGACTGATGGTCGACGCGGGGCACGTCGACGCGGGACTGGCCGAGATGTACCAGGTGAAAGACCTGGTGGTGGCGCAGGGCCGGGCCGCCGTGGTGGCCCGCAGCCACATCAACCTGCCCTCCGTCCTGGAGAGCATCGGCCGCTCCGAGGAGGCGCTCGGCATCCTGCGCGAGGGCATCGGACTGACCCGTCGGATGGGTCTGCTGGAGTCCGAGGCCTACGTGTGGGGCAATCTCGCCGAGACGCTCATCTCCCTGGGCCGCTGGGACGAGGCGGTCGAGGCCGCCGTGGTGTCCGGGGCCCCGGGCCGCAGTGCCGCACCACGCGCCGGTGCCGCCCTCAAGCGGGCCACCGTCGCGCTCGCCCGGGGCGAGACGGCCGAGGCGGCCCGGCAGCTCGCCGAGGCCCGGGCGGCCTACGGCACCCACGACACCATGCCGCAGTACCGGCTGCCGCTGGCCGCCCTCACCCTCGGCCTCGCCGCCGCCGAGGGCCGCATCCTCGACGCCCGGGCCGAACTCGACCGGGTCCTGGACTCCGGCTTCCCGCTCGGCACCCAGCGCTACGGCTGGCCCCTGCTGCTCTCCGCCGCCGAGGCCGAGGCCGACGCGCGCGGACTGCCGGCCGCCGAGGAGGGGCGTGCCGAGGTCCTCGACCGCATCGCCCTGGCCGCCAAATCGCTCACCACCGGCGCCCCCACCTGGCTCGCCCACGACAAGTGGGTCCGCGCCGAACTCCACCGCGCCGAGGGCCGGGACACCCCACAGACGTGGGCGGAGGCGGTCGCGGCCTTCGAAGTACTGGAGCGGCCCTACGAACTCGCCCGCGTCCGGCACCGGCTGGCCGTCGCCCTGCTGGACACCGGCGGCGAGGACGAGCGCGCCCGCGCCGTCGAACTGCTCCGCCTGGCCCGCGCCGTCGCCGACCACCTCGGCGCCCGCCCCCTGGCCGACGCGGTCGGCGTGCTCGCCCAGCGCGCCCGCCTCACCCTCGGCCGCGCGGCCGGTCCCGCGGCCCCCGCCGGCTCGGCCGACCCGGCCGAGGCCCTAGGACTCACCAGCCGGGAGCGCGACGTCCTGCGCCTGGTCGCCGAGGGGCGCACCAACCGCCAGATAGCGGAGACGCTGTTCATCTCCCCCAAGACGGCCAGCGTCCACGTCTCCAACATCCTGGCCAAACTCGGGGTCTCCGGCCGCGGCGAGGCGGCGGCGGTGGCCCACCGGCTGGCGCTGTTCCCGGCGCAGCGGCTCCCGTCCCGTTCCGCACGGTGA
- a CDS encoding DUF6191 domain-containing protein gives MFNAFEELFSPGRKHTHDEQNRLELTREDVGDGDPAQGPIDLTSGKVVVHLPRPGRVEAHEEAHDED, from the coding sequence GTGTTCAACGCATTCGAGGAACTGTTCTCCCCCGGCCGCAAGCACACCCACGACGAGCAGAACCGTCTCGAACTGACCCGCGAGGACGTCGGCGACGGCGACCCCGCCCAGGGCCCGATAGACCTCACCTCGGGCAAGGTCGTCGTCCACCTGCCGCGCCCCGGGCGCGTCGAAGCGCACGAGGAGGCGCACGACGAGGACTGA